One part of the Phycisphaerae bacterium genome encodes these proteins:
- a CDS encoding IS5/IS1182 family transposase: TISWLRQFRRLRIRYDRRADIHTAFLTLGCALICWRRLKNGYF; this comes from the coding sequence AACGATCAGTTGGCTGCGCCAATTCCGACGCCTTCGAATTCGCTATGATCGTCGCGCTGACATCCATACGGCATTTCTCACACTGGGCTGCGCCTTGATCTGTTGGCGACGATTAAAGAATGGGTACTTTTAG